A window of Candidatus Saccharibacteria bacterium oral taxon 488 genomic DNA:
TACAGCCAATCAGCCTCAATATCCGCCACGGTAAAATCAGCCGCGTGATAATGCGTTGATGCACCGCGATACGTCAAAATTGTCCGCTCACCGTTTGGCGCCAATAACAATACCGAGTAGCCCGTATTGTATTTTTGAGAAAATCGAACATACCGCGTATCAACATTCTCGGCGTCCAGATCATCCAACACCGCTTGGCCAGCCGGATCACGGCCGACAACGCCCAAAAACATCACTTCGTGGCCCTGCCTGGCAAAGGTTACCGCGGCATTCGTCGCACCACCACCTGTCGAAAAATGGATCTGGTTGACGTCGGCCTTGGCACCAAGTTCTAACTTAGCAAAACAACGTTCTGGACTATCGCATACCGGAGCCAAGGCGTCTGACTGGCTTAAAAAAACATCCTGCACGCCTGCACCGACAGTAATAATTTTCGCCATTACACCACCGCCTTTCCGGCTGAATCGAAGGCTTGAATTTTCGCCTCAACTACTTCCTGAACGGCCGCGTACACTGGTGGCATTAGTTTGACGATGGCGTATTCATTCGGATTTTCGCGCAAGGTCTTTTCCAGCGTCGTACGAAAGGCGTAGCGCATGTCGGAATTAATGTTAATTTTAGAAACGCCAATTTTCGCCGCATCCTTAAAATAATGCAGCGGCGTGCCTGATCCGCCATGGAGCGAAATCTGGCAGTGCAGCGCTTCGCGGATACGTGCTAATAATTCCAAATCCAAAACTTTCGGCACTGGATACAACCCATGCAAATTCCCCACTGCCGCTGCAAATGTGTCGATCCCCGTTGCCTCAACAAATGCCCGCGCACCTTCTGGCGTAGAGAAAGTTTTCTTAATTTCTTCATAGTCAATCGCCTCGGTATGGACGTTTGACGAACCCCAAAAATAATGCGGCTCCGACTCTACCAACGCGCCGGTGAACTTGGCGTACTCGACAACTTCGCGAGTTTTGGCGATGATTTCCTCATCCGAGGCATCGTGATTTGCCTGGGAAATATCGATATGCACAAACTCATAACCCGCGTCAATCGCCCGCTTGCAACCCTCGACCGTTGGCCCGTGATCCAGGTTCAAATACATCTCGATGCCGTATTCAGCCTTATAATTATCCACCAAATCGCGCACGTTCTCCAGCCCCATGGCTTTAACTTCAGCATCCGATACTTCCACCAGCACCGGCGATTGGAGTTTCTGCGCCGCGCGCGCTACCGCGATCAGCGTTTCTTGATTATCAATATTAAACGCCCCGACCGCAAAATGTTGCGCCCGTGTCCGCTGCATCAAATGGCGCGCATGCGTGGTATTGCGCCGAATGTCAGAAATTGTCAGTCCCATATACCCTTTTATCCCTTATGCTACTTATGGTTATTATAGCAGCGGTGACGGAAAATGAAAAGAGGCGAAGGGGTTTTACGATTTATTTTTGTACGGTTTTCGTCAAAATGCTGGCCTTGATTTTTTGGCTCATCATGGGGTCAATCCTGATGAGGGAATTTGGTATTTTTACTTATGCAGCAGCATGGGAGATCGCAACACTTGTGACAATTTCCTGTATAGCTGTAGACGCTCGAGAAATTCCCTGGCGCCTGCGTAAGCCTAAATAAATGACAGGTTATCTTTTACGTGCCGGACAATTGTTTCAACATCTAGTCCATGCTTTTGCCATAATTCAGCTACCGAGCCGCTTTCGCCGAACTGGTCGCGGACGCCGATGCGCTTTATTTTGACTGGTAATTTCTCGCTGAGCACTTCCGCCACCGCGCTGCCAAATCCGCCGGCAATTTGCCCTTCTTCTGCTGTCACCACGCGGCCGCATTTTTGGGCGGCAGCAACGACCGCTGCTTCGTCTAGCGGTTTGATAGTGCTAAAATGCACGACTTCTACCTGAACGCCGGCGTACGCCAATTGTTCCGCCGCCATGAGGAGTTGATACGTCATCGTGCCAGTACCTAGTAACGCCACATCAGTGCCTTGGCGCAGTACGGACGCTCGGCCGATAGCCACCTCACCATCCAAAAACAGCGGCATGTCAGCTCGCGGCAATCGCACGTAATTTGGCCGCGAATCAGCCGCCATCACTGCTGCCATCATTTCGGCCTCGTAGGCATCACCCGGTGCCAAGACCACCATGTTTGGCAGACTCCGCATCAGCGCGATATCTTCCAGCATTTGGTGCGTCGCGCCGTCCGCACCGACATTCAGCCCGGCGTGCGAACCGACCAGCTTGACTGGCTGGTCATTCAGACAAATCGTCGTCCGAATTTGTTCCCAATTACGCCCCGGACTGAACGCCGCATAACTGGCTGCAAACGGAATATTACCCATCGCTGCTAGTCCTGACGCCACAGTCACCAGATTTTGCTCTGCCACACCAACCTCAATGAACCGCGGCGCACCGATTCGCTCGGTAAATTCGCCAAAGCCAACACTTTCCGCCAAGTCGGCGCTTAGTGCCACAACCTGACTATTGTTCATTGCTGTGTGAACTAACCCATGGCCAAAACCGAGCCGCATCGATGCGGTATTTCCCGCACGCCAATCATCCCGCAACATGCTCATACGCCCACCCCCTCTTCCGACTGTTTCTTAGCCAGTAAACCCAATTGTGTCAGCGCCGCGACGGCCTGCTCGGCATTTGGCGCCTTGCCGTGCCATCGATAATCGCCCTCCATAAAATCAACGCCGCGCCCAGGTACCGTATGCGCGATAATCACGCTCGGTTGCTCGCGTACTGCCTGTGCTGCTTCAATTGCCGCGATAATTCGCGCCACGTCATGCCCGTCGATTTCCTGCACCTGCCAACCAAAACTGCGCCACTTCTCACCCAAATCATTCAGCGGCATGACTTTTTCTGTATCGCCGCCAATTTGAATAGTATTACGATCAACGATAGTGATTAGCCGGCCTAATTTATACTTGGCTGCAAACATCGCCGCCTCCCAAATATTGCCTTCATTAAGTTCACCGTCACCTAAACTACAATATATGAAGCGTTCCGAATTCTGTAAATACTGCAAATGATATGCCATGCCAGCAGCCTGACTGAGACCGCAGCCAAGCGGCCCGCTCGTCGTCTCTAGCCCTGGTAATTTTACCCGCTCCGGATGCCCTTGTAGCCGCGAGCCAAACTGCCGCAAACTCATTAACTCTGATTCCGATAAAAATCCGCGCATCGCCATCGCCGCGTATAGCAGTGGTGCATAATGGCCATTACTCATGACGAACAGATCGCGATCAGGCCAATCCGGCTCTTCTGGCCGCAATCTAAGAATCCGAAAATACAGTACCGCCATCACATCAGCAAACCCCAGCGGTCCCGCCACATGACCACTACCAGCAGCCGTCACTTGGCGAATAATCAGCTGCCGTAACTCTTGCGCCTTCTTTTCTAGCTGGCCAGTCGTGAGTTGGCTCATGGTAAACTACCCGAGCACACCCGTCTTGCTAATTTCCTGCTGGAGTTTAGCGAACATTGCTGGTGGATCAGTTGCTTTTTGGATTGTCCCACCAACGTTCAGGACGTTCACGCCGCCCTGAACAAGGCTATAAGCATTGTCAACCATCACACCACCATCCCAACCAATTTCAACATTCGGATTAATCATCTTGACGAGCCGAATTTTTTCCAGCTGCATCAGGCTGGCTGTTCCGCCAAACTTACCTAGCTCACCGCTGAAAATCAGGACATGCTCTGCCTCTTTGATAAGCTCTTCGACGGTTTGCGGCACTGTTGGCCTCAGTAGTGCTAGCCCAGCCATAATACCCGAGCGCTTAATTTCTTTGAGTGCCCCCAACACGTCGCCTTCGGCCTCGGCATGAATAATAATCAAATGCGGCCTCAGTGCGATTAACTTCGGTACATACTCATCTAGTTTGTTCACCATGGCGTGAATATCAATCGTCCAACCTTCTGGTGCCCATAATTCTGGGATGCTGACCGTAAAGGTTGGCGCAAACTCACCGTCAGTTAAATCGATATGCACCCGCTCAGCAAAGCCAGTAATTCTATCGACTTGCTCTTTGTATTGCTGGGCATTTTCTGCCAAAATTGCCGGAGCGATAACACTACTCATACGATTTCATCCAGTTGCGCATTGCGCCGATTATACCGCGGGGCATCCGCGTATGCAGTATTGAGCCACGTTTCAACAATACCCTTCCAGGCAGCCTCGTTATCCTCGAGGACCCTAGCCGGCAGACACAGTACATTCGAATTATTGTCACGCCGTGTCATCCTAGCTTCATGTGCATCCCAAATAACACTGGCGCGGATCCCCTTAAAACGATTCGCCGCTATACACATACCCTGACCGCCGCCGCAAATTAAAATTGCCCGTGGATCATCCTCGCCATCACCAATCACTCGCAGCGCTGCCGCTGCCGCAAACTGTGGAAAGTCGTCATCAGGATTAAGCTCACGACCACCGACATCCTCGACTGCGTAGCCACTTTTCGCCAAATACGCAAATACTTTTTCTTTCAGCGCAAACCCGCGATGATCTGAACCAAGATAAATCTTCATGGGTTTAGTATAAGCGGTTTGGGCGATATTTGCAACCAATCAAGTCCTTGGAAGCTCAACTCATTACGTCGAGCCGCAGCCAGCCAACACCTTACCCATCGCCTCTTTTTCTGCATTTGTTACCCACAGACGATATTTACGCTTGATCGCCACCTGCCGTTCAATGTACTGACAGCGAAACGGTTTGTTAGGAGGCAGCCAGGTTGCCGCGTCGCCATCGCCTTTGGCTTGGTTGGCCGGACCGTCAGCAGCCAACAAATTCAGCGGGTCGTTTGCCAATTTTTCTCGCTCCTCACGTGGTAGTTGCTGTGCACCTTTCTGCCACGCATCACTTAACGCCACCACGTGATCAATTTGTACTTTCGACGAGGTTTCTGGCCCGCGCTGAAACTTGATCGTCCGGCCGGTATACGGGTCACGTAGCGTCCCGGCCAACACGCGACATTTATCGTCAATTTTTGTTTCCGTTAAGTCCCGCGCCAAAATCACTTCGCGCACCGAACAGCCGCTCATTTTACCCCAACCATCACTAAATTGTTTGCGGCTATAGCCTGTTTTGGGCGCACGACCTTTAACCTCTAGTTTTGCCAACTCCGCCTGGGCGTTTGAGTCACCAAACAATTGCTGCTGCATGGACGGCGAAGTCGGTGCAACCCGCGGCTGCTGCAGCTGCACCGCCCACACTACTGCACCCGCCACCGCCATGACAAGCAGTACCATTATCTGCCGCCGTCTAATTTTCTTCGTCGCCATATCTATATTATAATGAAAGTATGAAAACAGTTCCACGCTTACTCGACACCTTTATACCACATCATTACGCATTAACCCTCGACCTAACACGCGCCGAAGAAAAAGCGTTTTCTGGCACAGTGATTATTTCTGGCGAGTCAACTGGCGAGTCAATTTCGCTGCATTCTAAAGAATTAACTATTCATTCAGCGTTGATTGACGATCAGCCAGCTGAGTTTTCTCACGGTGAATTTGATGAGTTACGCCTATCGTGCCCAGAATTATCCAGTGGCCAGCATGTCGTTCGCATTGAGTTTTCTGGCACCATCACCGACGCCATGCACGGACTGTATCCGTGTTACTTTACGCATGACGGTGTCAAAAAGCAGCTGCTTGCCACCCAGTTTGAATCGCACCATGCCCGCGAGGTCTTTCCGTGTGTTGATGAGCCAGCTGCCAAAGCTACATATGATTTAATGCTAATAACTAAGCCTGGACTGACCACACTCAGCAACATGCCAGTAAAATTGTCTGAAGAAAAAAACGGCTTGATGACAACATGTTTTGAACAAACGCCGCGTATGAGCAGCTACCTACTCGCCTTTGTCGTCGGCGAATTACATAAGAAAACCGCCCATACCACCTCCGGCGTTGAAGTTAATATTTGGGCCACACCAGCCCAAAGCGAGGAGACGCTGGATTTTGCGCTGGACATCGCCACGCGCTCCATTGATTTTTATGATGAATACTTTGGCGTGCCATATCCGCTGCCAAAGTCTGACCACGTGGCGCTGCCAGATTTCTCGTCGGGTGCCATGGAAAACTGGGGACTCATCACCTACCGCGAAAGTTGCTTGCTGGCTGACCCGAAATTAACGCCAGAATCATCCAAGCGCTTCATCGCCACCGTCATCGCTCACGAACTCAGCCATCAATGGTTTGGCAACTTAGTGACCATGCAGTGGTGGAATGACCTGTGGCTAAATGAGAGTTTCGCGAATATGATGGAGTATGTGGCGGTCGACGCACTACACCCTGAGTGGCGGATGTGGGAGGATTTTGCGACGAGCGAGGTCACCGCGGCGCTGCGGCGCGACAGCTTGGATGGTGTGCAGCCAGTGCAGGCCGATGTTAATCACCCAGATGAGATCAGCACTTTGTTTGACCCGGCGATTGTCTACGCTAAAGGTGGGCGGCTGCTGGTGATGGTGCGGCGGCTAATCGGTGAGGAGGCATTTCGCGCAGGACTAAAGTCATATTTTGAAAAATTCGCCTACCAAAACACTGTTGGCGATGATTTATGGCAGGAGCTAGAAACCGCCAGCAGCCAGCCGATTGTTAATTTGATGAATACCTGGATTTCGCAGCCAGGACTACCAATTGTGCAAGTTGAGCAGAACAACTCCGGCGAGCAACCGACCGCTACCCTCCGCCAAGAACGATTTTTCATCGGCAACCATCAGCCATCCGACGCCTTGTGGCCGATTCCGCTGTTCGCCAATCAGCCGCTTGATGATATTCTGACTGAGCGCGAGAAAATATTTACGGCAAATGGCGACGTTCGGCTGAACTGCGGACTGAACGGACATTTCGTAACGCACTATGACTCAGCAACACGAGATCGATTAATCGAAAAGGCAGCAGAATTACCGACGTTAGATAAAATTTGCTTGTTGCAAGACATGACGTTGTTGGCGCGGTCTGGACGAGAAAGTTCGGCGGCACTGCTGCCGCTGGCACGCGTTTTTCAGCACGAGACCAATGAAAGAGTCTTTAATAAAGCCGGGACAAATTTGGTGGAATTACGCAAATTCGTCGACGACAATGAAGCAGGACACGCTCGGCTAAAGCAGATTTCTGTTGAATTTGCCCGCGATACATTCATGGAACTTGGCTGGGATGAGCAGGACGGCGAATCTGATGACGATCGCGAGCGGCGCACGGCAGCGCTAGGTTTGATGTTATACGGCGAGGATCCGGCAGCGCTCGCGGAGGCCAAAAGACGCTTTGATGAGACTAACTCAGATGATTTACCAGCTGAGATTCGCCCGCTGATTATCAATGCCAATGTCAGATACTTCGAGACGCCAGAAATGATTGACAAACTTTTTACGATATATCAGAATACGCCGTCAGCCGACCTGCAAGTTGATATCGCGCTAAGCCTGACCTCGACGAAGAATCCAGTGACTGCCGAGCGAATTTTAACGGCGATCAAGGATGCTGACATTATCCGCCCGCAAGATGCCAGCCGCTGGTTTATTTACCTCATCCGCACGCGAGAAAACCGGAAAATTGCCTGGAACTGGCTGAAAGAAAATTGGTCGTGGGTGAAAGACACCTTTGGCGGCGATAAAAGCTACGATAATTTTATCCGCTACGCTGCCAGCGCTCTGTTGACCCGCGATGAGTTAAACGATTTTACCGAATTTACCACGCCGCTGCGCGCCGAACCAGCCCTAACCCGCACCATCGATCTGGGCATCCGCGAGATTGCCGGCAGAGTAGCACTGATTGAGCGGGATCAGGCGGCGGTTATTGATGCACTTAGTAATTAGATCTATTTGGCCTTAGGCGTTACCTCTATGTTGTAGTGGCATAGCTAGTCGATAACGACAGATTGCTTGCCGCTCTGCTCTCCATCAACAGCTATCGCTAGTATCTGCATGTCGCGTCCCTCATATTGCGGATGTTTTACTATGAATAGCTCCGCCGCAAAACGCATTTGTCGCTGTTTTTTGGCAGTAATCGCCGCCAGCCCATCGCCAAAGTCATCATTCTTACGGTATTTGACCTCGGTGAAGTACAGCACATCATCTTTCATGCTAATAATATCAATTTCACAGTACCGCGTCCGCCAGTTGCGGACGATGATCTCGTGTCCGTCCGCCACTAGCTGATCCGCTGCTGCTTGCTCGCCTGCATTACCAATGTCGCGAGTAGTGGATAGGCGAGCAACGGGTTCGCTATCTCCTCCGACAGAGGCTGTGGAACGTTCGCGAAGAGCGGACGTTTCAGCCGAACGCTCACGAGCCATCTCCGGTGGAAATGCGAGTGAAGAGTGTACTCTGGAGGAGGATGGTAGCAAACCTACCTCCACATACTTCTGTAGCGGCGCAAAACTCAGCCGATGTAGCGGCGTCACGCCCAACCGCTCAATTGCCGCACGATGCTTGGCCACGCCATAGCCAGCATTTGACGCGAAACCATATCCTGGATAGACCGCATCTTGCTCGGCCATAAACTGGTCGCGCGCCACTTTGGCGATGATCGACGCCGCCGACACACTGGGAATCAAACCGTCGGCCTTGGCCATCGCCGTCACGTATCGCTCCAGCGCCGTATCCGCCAGAAAATTGACCGTTCCGTCAATGATAATTTCATCAAATGCCAAATTCTTCTCCTTGCACTGCGACTGAATTTGTTGTACCGCTCGCCGCGTTGCCAATCGCAGCGCCTGACTCATACCAACCTCGTCCAATTTTCCAGCGCTCACCCAGCCCAGCGCCCACGCAGCCGCCTGCTCGCGAATCACCTCATCCAAAGCCTCGCGGCGTTTTTTAGTCAACTTTTTACTATCATCCAAACCCTCAATCTCGACACCACCCAAAATCACCGCGCCCACCACCAGCGGCCCCGCCCACGGCCCACGTCCGACTTCATCAATGCCGAGGATCATGCGCGCGCCTACCCTTTTTCACATCCTTTTTTACGTCCGAACCCATGACCACCCAGCCCAGCCACACCGCCGCCGCACCCAGCGTATTTGCCAAGATATCCCAATTGGTATCGTCCAGCTTGATGCGCGCCAAACCAACCTTGACCATAAATAATTCCGCTAGCTCATTAATGCAGCCCAGCGCCGACACCAGTGCAAACACCGAAAACACCATCACCAACCAGTGCGCCCGCCAGCGCGTCGCCAGCACCAAATATATCCACAACAATCCCGTAAACAATCCGCCGCCCACGAAATGCGTAGTAAAACTAGTGTCTCGCCCCTCGATCAGCGGCGATGGCAAATACCACGAGATAAAAAACAACACGCACGCAACGTATAGCAGCCAGCGGCACTTTACTTCATCGGTAAAACCCTGGCGACGCAACATATACGGCACCGCAAATACCAAAGTCACGGGGACAAACACAGAAATATAATGAAAGATTGACATACTAGCATTATACCATGAGAAAACCGCCCCCAGAGAGGGCGGTCTGTTTACCTCAAAACCAATTACGCTTCTTTATGGCGAGCTTCTACTTCAGCAGCCTTGGCGTCAAGTTCTGCCTGAGCAGCATCTTTTTCAGCTTGTTTGGCAGCGGCAGCTTGTGCAGCTTCTTCTTTCAGGCGCTCCGCCTCAGCCTCAGCTTTAGCATCGTGCACATTATTAACAGCAGCACGGTCAAAGTTCTTGGCGGTCAGGCGAGCTGATTTACCAGAACGCTTACGTAGGAAGCTGAGGAACTTGCGGCGAACCTTGGCACGGCGGACGATTTCCACCTTTTCAATCAGTGGGCTGTGCAGCAAGAATGATTTTTCCACACCAACACCTGAGGCGATTTTACGAACGGTGATGCGTGAGGTGTGCGAGCCTTTGTTGTCAGTGCGAATAACCACACCTTCAAACATCTGGATACGCTCTTTATTGCCTTCTTTAATCTTCTGGTAAACACGAACGGTGTCACCGCTGCGGGCATCAACAACTGCTTGCTTTTTCTGTGCTTGATTGACTTTGTTGATTAGATCAAAACTCATACTGTTTTCCTCTGTTTCGGGATCTTAACAGCTGGCCATATAGTTGTATCCCTATAGCTCCACACTGAAAGACTCGATATTTAATATCACCGATACAATCAGTTACCAATTTTAGCACAATTACCCAAAGATGACAACTCCTGAAAACTTCACTAAACTGCGCTATAATTGATCGCATGGATTACAATATATTAGCACTTGAACTACACAAAAAGTATAAGGGTAAAATCACCACTAGCTTGCGCGACCAGGAGGAACTCGACCGCGACAAACTGAGCGCCTATTACAGCCCGGGCGTGGGTGCGGTCAGCCAAGCGATTGCCGAAAACCCAGCGGACCTACCAAAGTACACTTGGACGAACAATTTGGTCGGCGTGATTTCTGATGGCTCAGCCATTTTGGGCCTCGGTGATTTGGGACCGAAAGCCGCCATGCCGGTGATGGAAGGTAAAGCATTGCTGTTCAAGCACTTTGCGGGCGTCGATGCCGTGCCGATCGTGCTGGACGTTCATCAGCCAGAAGACATCATCACCGCCGTCAAAGCCATCGCGCCGAGCTTTGGTGCTATCAACCTGGAAGATATCGCTGCGCCAAAGTGTTTTGAGATTGAGGAGCGCTTGAAAGCGGAACTAGACATCCCCGTATTTCATGATGACCAGCACGGTACCGCGGTCGTGGTGTTAGCAGGACTAATCAATGCCGCGAAATTAACCGGACGAAACCTGGCAGACTGTAAATTTGTGGTCATTGGCGCGGGCGCAGCTGGTACGGCGATCATTAAATTATTGCATCTATACGGCGCACGGAACATTGTGGCGGTAGATAGCCGTGGCATTGTTGGCTCATCTCGCACGGATTTGAATGCAGAAAAAACTGCACTACTAGAATACATCGATGCTTCACAAACTGGCTCAATTGAAGACGCTATCACCGATGCTGACGTGTTTATTGGTGTGTCGCGCGCTGGGCTACTTACGCCTGAATTGGTACAAAAAATGGCCGACAATCCAATCATCTTTGCCCTAGCCAATCCAGTTCCAGAAATCATGCCAGACGTCGCTCGAGAGGCGGGTGTAGCAGTCATCGCCACTGGCCGCAGCGATTTTCCAAACCAGATCAATAATTCCTTGGCCTTCCCAGGCATCTTCCGCGGCGCCCTGGATCATGGTGTGAAAAAAATCACCGACCAGCATAAACTGGCGGCCGCCGAAGCGCTAGCTGGACTAGTCGAAAACCCAACTGCTGAGGAAGTCATTCCTTCGCCGTTTGACGAGCGAGTAGCGCCAACCGTCGCTCGTGTTATCACATAACCCTATTCGCCACATGCTAACGATCACAATAGAAGCTGTCGGAGAGCTGGCTTTAGCGTGGCTTTCTGATATCCACTAGATAACTCGATTGACTTCCTCAAGTGTCGTCTCGCCGCGCAAAGCCGCCAGCACGCCCGCCTGCAATAATGTCACCATACCATGTTTCTTGGCTGCAGCCTCAATTGCTTCAGTGTGAACGTCGGCGATATCACCTCGCAGGAATTTCTGAATTTCCTCAGTCACCACCAGCTGTTCCATCACCGGGATACGCCCCTTGTAACCAAACGGCACCTCATCGGTCGCCACGGGTCGCCACAGCTTGAACGTATCAAGATCAGGACAATCAACATGTGACGGTAGATCCTGTAAGACTTCCTTTACCCAGTTGCGCGTTGCCTCATCTGGTTCATACTCTTCCTTGCTCTCATCATGCAGTCGCCGCACCAGCCGCTGAGCGATCAATAGTCGCACCGCTGAACTAAAAATTGGATTCTGCCCAATCATATCAATAATTCGACTAAATGCCACTGACGTCGAGTTAGCATGAAAGCTTGACAGCACCAGATGCCCAGTAATCGACGCCTGAATTGCTGTCTTGGCAGTTTCCTGATCACGAATCTCACCAACCATCACCACGTCCGGGTCGAGGCGCAGCACGCTACGCAGCCCATCATCAAACCGCTGGCCAGCCGTCGTATCAATCGGGATTTGCGTAATGCCAGGAATGGTATTCTCTACTGGGTCT
This region includes:
- a CDS encoding NAD-dependent malic enzyme, producing MDYNILALELHKKYKGKITTSLRDQEELDRDKLSAYYSPGVGAVSQAIAENPADLPKYTWTNNLVGVISDGSAILGLGDLGPKAAMPVMEGKALLFKHFAGVDAVPIVLDVHQPEDIITAVKAIAPSFGAINLEDIAAPKCFEIEERLKAELDIPVFHDDQHGTAVVVLAGLINAAKLTGRNLADCKFVVIGAGAAGTAIIKLLHLYGARNIVAVDSRGIVGSSRTDLNAEKTALLEYIDASQTGSIEDAITDADVFIGVSRAGLLTPELVQKMADNPIIFALANPVPEIMPDVAREAGVAVIATGRSDFPNQINNSLAFPGIFRGALDHGVKKITDQHKLAAAEALAGLVENPTAEEVIPSPFDERVAPTVARVIT
- a CDS encoding transketolase — translated: MSQLTTGQLEKKAQELRQLIIRQVTAAGSGHVAGPLGFADVMAVLYFRILRLRPEEPDWPDRDLFVMSNGHYAPLLYAAMAMRGFLSESELMSLRQFGSRLQGHPERVKLPGLETTSGPLGCGLSQAAGMAYHLQYLQNSERFIYCSLGDGELNEGNIWEAAMFAAKYKLGRLITIVDRNTIQIGGDTEKVMPLNDLGEKWRSFGWQVQEIDGHDVARIIAAIEAAQAVREQPSVIIAHTVPGRGVDFMEGDYRWHGKAPNAEQAVAALTQLGLLAKKQSEEGVGV
- a CDS encoding RpiB/LacA/LacB family sugar-phosphate isomerase, with protein sequence MKIYLGSDHRGFALKEKVFAYLAKSGYAVEDVGGRELNPDDDFPQFAAAAALRVIGDGEDDPRAILICGGGQGMCIAANRFKGIRASVIWDAHEARMTRRDNNSNVLCLPARVLEDNEAAWKGIVETWLNTAYADAPRYNRRNAQLDEIV
- a CDS encoding aminopeptidase: MKTVPRLLDTFIPHHYALTLDLTRAEEKAFSGTVIISGESTGESISLHSKELTIHSALIDDQPAEFSHGEFDELRLSCPELSSGQHVVRIEFSGTITDAMHGLYPCYFTHDGVKKQLLATQFESHHAREVFPCVDEPAAKATYDLMLITKPGLTTLSNMPVKLSEEKNGLMTTCFEQTPRMSSYLLAFVVGELHKKTAHTTSGVEVNIWATPAQSEETLDFALDIATRSIDFYDEYFGVPYPLPKSDHVALPDFSSGAMENWGLITYRESCLLADPKLTPESSKRFIATVIAHELSHQWFGNLVTMQWWNDLWLNESFANMMEYVAVDALHPEWRMWEDFATSEVTAALRRDSLDGVQPVQADVNHPDEISTLFDPAIVYAKGGRLLVMVRRLIGEEAFRAGLKSYFEKFAYQNTVGDDLWQELETASSQPIVNLMNTWISQPGLPIVQVEQNNSGEQPTATLRQERFFIGNHQPSDALWPIPLFANQPLDDILTEREKIFTANGDVRLNCGLNGHFVTHYDSATRDRLIEKAAELPTLDKICLLQDMTLLARSGRESSAALLPLARVFQHETNERVFNKAGTNLVELRKFVDDNEAGHARLKQISVEFARDTFMELGWDEQDGESDDDRERRTAALGLMLYGEDPAALAEAKRRFDETNSDDLPAEIRPLIINANVRYFETPEMIDKLFTIYQNTPSADLQVDIALSLTSTKNPVTAERILTAIKDADIIRPQDASRWFIYLIRTRENRKIAWNWLKENWSWVKDTFGGDKSYDNFIRYAASALLTRDELNDFTEFTTPLRAEPALTRTIDLGIREIAGRVALIERDQAAVIDALSN
- a CDS encoding ribonuclease HII; translation: MILGIDEVGRGPWAGPLVVGAVILGGVEIEGLDDSKKLTKKRREALDEVIREQAAAWALGWVSAGKLDEVGMSQALRLATRRAVQQIQSQCKEKNLAFDEIIIDGTVNFLADTALERYVTAMAKADGLIPSVSAASIIAKVARDQFMAEQDAVYPGYGFASNAGYGVAKHRAAIERLGVTPLHRLSFAPLQKYVEVGLLPSSSRVHSSLAFPPEMARERSAETSALRERSTASVGGDSEPVARLSTTRDIGNAGEQAAADQLVADGHEIIVRNWRTRYCEIDIISMKDDVLYFTEVKYRKNDDFGDGLAAITAKKQRQMRFAAELFIVKHPQYEGRDMQILAIAVDGEQSGKQSVVID
- a CDS encoding transketolase family protein, which translates into the protein MSMLRDDWRAGNTASMRLGFGHGLVHTAMNNSQVVALSADLAESVGFGEFTERIGAPRFIEVGVAEQNLVTVASGLAAMGNIPFAASYAAFSPGRNWEQIRTTICLNDQPVKLVGSHAGLNVGADGATHQMLEDIALMRSLPNMVVLAPGDAYEAEMMAAVMAADSRPNYVRLPRADMPLFLDGEVAIGRASVLRQGTDVALLGTGTMTYQLLMAAEQLAYAGVQVEVVHFSTIKPLDEAAVVAAAQKCGRVVTAEEGQIAGGFGSAVAEVLSEKLPVKIKRIGVRDQFGESGSVAELWQKHGLDVETIVRHVKDNLSFI
- a CDS encoding DUF1524 domain-containing protein gives rise to the protein MATKKIRRRQIMVLLVMAVAGAVVWAVQLQQPRVAPTSPSMQQQLFGDSNAQAELAKLEVKGRAPKTGYSRKQFSDGWGKMSGCSVREVILARDLTETKIDDKCRVLAGTLRDPYTGRTIKFQRGPETSSKVQIDHVVALSDAWQKGAQQLPREEREKLANDPLNLLAADGPANQAKGDGDAATWLPPNKPFRCQYIERQVAIKRKYRLWVTNAEKEAMGKVLAGCGST
- a CDS encoding class II fructose-bisphosphate aldolase; the encoded protein is MGLTISDIRRNTTHARHLMQRTRAQHFAVGAFNIDNQETLIAVARAAQKLQSPVLVEVSDAEVKAMGLENVRDLVDNYKAEYGIEMYLNLDHGPTVEGCKRAIDAGYEFVHIDISQANHDASDEEIIAKTREVVEYAKFTGALVESEPHYFWGSSNVHTEAIDYEEIKKTFSTPEGARAFVEATGIDTFAAAVGNLHGLYPVPKVLDLELLARIREALHCQISLHGGSGTPLHYFKDAAKIGVSKININSDMRYAFRTTLEKTLRENPNEYAIVKLMPPVYAAVQEVVEAKIQAFDSAGKAVV
- the rplS gene encoding 50S ribosomal protein L19; protein product: MSFDLINKVNQAQKKQAVVDARSGDTVRVYQKIKEGNKERIQMFEGVVIRTDNKGSHTSRITVRKIASGVGVEKSFLLHSPLIEKVEIVRRAKVRRKFLSFLRKRSGKSARLTAKNFDRAAVNNVHDAKAEAEAERLKEEAAQAAAAKQAEKDAAQAELDAKAAEVEARHKEA